In a single window of the Dysgonomonas mossii genome:
- a CDS encoding TIGR02757 family protein encodes MKGINIFDLKNFLDQKVEQYNTPAFIDNDPISIPHSFTSKQDKEIMGFFAAIFAWGQRKTIINKCKELAERMDNDPYNFIQGHSEEDLKKLLQFKHRTFNDTDLLYCIDFMKRHFTQYNSLEEAFFPSSDMNVEAALNHFQAYFFSHPDAPHRTRKHIPSPVQKSACKRLNMYLRWMVRDDNKGVDFGLWKQISPSKLICPLDLHVERTARKLGLLERDKPDWRAALELTESLKTLDINDPAKYDFALFGISIEEKCIIP; translated from the coding sequence GTGAAAGGTATAAATATATTTGATCTCAAAAACTTCCTCGACCAGAAAGTAGAACAGTACAACACCCCTGCTTTTATCGATAACGATCCGATCTCCATTCCTCATAGCTTCACAAGCAAACAGGATAAAGAAATAATGGGTTTCTTTGCTGCTATTTTTGCATGGGGACAACGCAAAACCATTATCAATAAATGTAAAGAGTTGGCAGAAAGAATGGACAACGATCCATATAACTTCATACAAGGACACAGTGAAGAAGACTTGAAAAAGCTCCTACAGTTTAAACACAGAACATTCAACGATACAGACTTGCTATACTGTATCGACTTTATGAAAAGACACTTCACTCAATACAACAGCCTTGAGGAAGCTTTCTTCCCATCCTCCGACATGAATGTAGAGGCAGCCCTCAATCACTTTCAGGCATACTTCTTTTCTCATCCCGATGCACCTCACCGTACACGAAAGCATATCCCCTCTCCCGTTCAAAAATCAGCATGCAAACGACTGAATATGTACTTACGATGGATGGTAAGGGATGATAACAAAGGGGTCGATTTCGGGTTATGGAAACAAATCAGCCCATCCAAGTTGATTTGCCCACTCGATCTTCATGTAGAACGTACCGCCCGCAAGCTAGGTCTGCTGGAACGAGACAAACCCGATTGGAGGGCAGCGCTAGAACTAACAGAAAGTCTAAAAACACTGGATATCAACGACCCTGCCAAATATGACTTCGCTCTGTTTGGTATTTCTATTGAAGAAAAATGTATTATCCCTTAG
- a CDS encoding mechanosensitive ion channel family protein, producing MLLDIFSTDSLSVVNAEATVSTLDKLLDYLLDVSVALGTKIVASIIVFIVGRWVIGWIRKFFDKFLLRRRIEETVRSFLDSLINISLKIVLFLFIVNILGIQTTSFAAILAAAGLAVGMAMKDNLSNFAGGVMLLINKPFKVGDRIVAQSTDGVVQSIGILYTVLLTGDNVTIFIPNGPLSTGNITNYSAQKQRRIDLTFNINYGTDIDLVKSVLLSVIKENKSIKDTPTPFVGVTDVSNGVINVTIRVWVNSEDYGNTSVSLNENIYKSFSEKGIYTASTLSVKMLKD from the coding sequence ATGTTATTAGATATATTTTCTACTGATAGTCTGTCTGTTGTGAATGCGGAAGCCACGGTTTCAACCCTCGATAAGTTGCTTGACTATCTGCTTGATGTTTCGGTGGCGCTAGGTACAAAAATTGTAGCTTCAATTATTGTATTTATTGTTGGCCGCTGGGTGATTGGGTGGATAAGAAAGTTTTTTGATAAGTTTCTACTTCGCCGACGGATAGAGGAAACAGTGCGCTCGTTTTTGGATAGCCTGATCAATATTTCATTAAAGATTGTATTATTTCTTTTTATAGTAAATATACTAGGCATTCAAACTACTTCCTTTGCTGCTATATTAGCTGCTGCCGGGTTAGCCGTAGGTATGGCTATGAAAGATAATCTCTCTAATTTTGCAGGAGGTGTGATGCTGTTAATAAACAAACCGTTCAAAGTCGGTGATCGTATTGTTGCCCAAAGTACGGATGGTGTCGTTCAGTCTATTGGAATATTATATACTGTTTTGCTGACAGGCGATAATGTCACTATATTTATACCCAATGGCCCTTTATCTACCGGGAATATAACGAACTATTCAGCCCAGAAACAGAGGCGTATCGACCTCACGTTTAATATTAATTATGGAACAGATATTGACCTTGTAAAAAGTGTATTGCTCTCAGTTATTAAAGAAAACAAATCAATAAAAGATACCCCTACACCTTTTGTGGGTGTTACAGATGTTTCCAATGGCGTTATCAATGTAACAATACGGGTATGGGTGAATAGTGAGGATTATGGAAATACAAGTGTCAGTTTGAACGAGAATATATATAAGTCTTTCTCCGAAAAAGGGATCTATACCGCATCAACACTGAGTGTGAAAATGCTGAAAGATTAA
- a CDS encoding tetratricopeptide repeat protein, with protein sequence MKRQKLIQFLSLVAFVAIIATSCGKKTMPPLANSLFTTNPSPLELVGTKVPVTINGRFPAKWFEKSTTVVVTPVLKYTGGETLGTPYTYQGEKVAGNGIVVPYEAGSAITMKSEFDYIPAMKKSELFLRFDFYRGGKQVVGFGDVKIADGVVATQALANAATSAPAVAPDAFQRIIKEAYDADIMFLIQRAELRSSELNSTNLNAWKELVKEADSNERKKVDVEISAYASPDGGFKLNDQLAEKREKNTTNYLTKEFKRNSIDTEINAKYTAQDWDGFQKLVQASSLQDKDLVLRVLSMYPDPETREKEIKNISVVYSDLAETILPKLRRSRLLANVEIIGKTDEELKNVAVSGNLGDLTVEELLYAANLNGVSKEKVYTFVTQKFPNDYRGWNNLGAYYYKNGQNSRAVQAFNKAAEVSSRAAEANMNLALVSLADGNTAKAEQLLGNAAGANSLGETMGLMYIQKGEYNRAVQSFGNTVSNNAALAQILTKNYSRAQQILDAVLTKDATTYYLAAIVAARTNSASGVAGNLKSAIQNGVSPAEIAKDIEFAKFLTNPDIKNMLF encoded by the coding sequence ATGAAAAGGCAGAAACTCATTCAATTCCTTTCGTTAGTAGCCTTTGTTGCTATCATAGCAACATCGTGCGGCAAAAAAACAATGCCTCCTTTGGCAAATTCTTTATTTACAACAAATCCTTCGCCGTTAGAATTGGTAGGGACTAAAGTTCCTGTTACAATAAACGGACGCTTCCCTGCTAAATGGTTCGAGAAAAGTACAACAGTTGTAGTTACACCGGTATTGAAGTATACAGGAGGTGAAACTCTTGGAACTCCTTATACATATCAGGGCGAAAAGGTAGCCGGAAACGGAATCGTAGTACCTTATGAAGCTGGTAGTGCTATAACAATGAAGTCTGAGTTTGATTATATTCCGGCAATGAAAAAATCGGAATTATTTTTACGCTTCGATTTTTACAGAGGCGGAAAACAAGTGGTTGGCTTTGGCGATGTAAAAATTGCTGATGGTGTAGTTGCAACTCAAGCCCTTGCAAATGCGGCTACTTCAGCTCCTGCTGTTGCTCCTGACGCTTTCCAACGCATAATCAAAGAAGCTTATGATGCTGATATAATGTTCTTGATCCAACGTGCAGAATTGCGTTCTAGCGAATTGAATTCTACAAACCTGAATGCATGGAAAGAATTGGTAAAAGAAGCAGATAGTAACGAGCGTAAGAAAGTAGATGTTGAAATTTCGGCATATGCATCTCCTGATGGAGGGTTCAAACTGAATGATCAGCTAGCTGAAAAACGTGAGAAGAATACAACAAACTATTTGACTAAAGAATTCAAGAGAAATAGTATTGATACTGAAATTAATGCTAAATATACAGCTCAAGACTGGGATGGATTCCAAAAATTAGTTCAAGCATCTAGCTTACAAGACAAAGATCTTGTTCTTAGAGTATTGTCTATGTATCCAGATCCGGAAACCAGAGAAAAAGAAATTAAGAATATCTCAGTTGTATACTCTGATCTAGCTGAAACTATTTTACCAAAACTTCGTCGTTCTCGCCTATTGGCTAATGTAGAAATAATTGGTAAGACTGATGAGGAACTGAAAAATGTTGCAGTAAGCGGTAACCTTGGAGACCTTACAGTAGAAGAATTGTTATATGCTGCTAACTTGAATGGTGTATCTAAAGAGAAAGTATATACTTTCGTTACTCAAAAATTCCCTAACGACTATCGTGGATGGAATAACCTAGGTGCATACTATTATAAGAACGGACAAAACAGCAGAGCGGTTCAGGCTTTCAATAAGGCTGCTGAAGTTTCCTCTCGTGCAGCTGAAGCGAATATGAACTTAGCTTTAGTGTCATTGGCTGATGGAAATACTGCTAAAGCAGAGCAACTGCTTGGTAATGCAGCAGGAGCTAACTCGTTAGGTGAAACAATGGGATTGATGTATATCCAAAAAGGAGAATATAACCGTGCAGTTCAATCGTTTGGTAACACTGTATCTAACAATGCTGCATTGGCTCAGATTTTGACTAAGAATTATAGCCGTGCTCAACAAATATTGGATGCAGTACTAACTAAAGATGCTACTACATATTATTTGGCTGCGATCGTAGCTGCAAGAACAAATAGTGCATCAGGTGTTGCCGGAAACTTAAAGTCTGCTATTCAGAATGGAGTTTCTCCTGCAGAAATAGCAAAAGATATTGAATTTGCTAAGTTCCTTACAAATCCAGATATTAAGAATATGTTATTCTAA